In Labrus mixtus chromosome 3, fLabMix1.1, whole genome shotgun sequence, a single window of DNA contains:
- the igfbp1a gene encoding insulin-like growth factor-binding protein 1a — protein MLAMGGLYLQHVVVAATLCSLLATGTSGSPVVGPEPIRCAPCTPEKLSQCPAVAPGCAEELREPGCGCCLACALTAGELCGIYTAPCGSGLRCTPRPGDPRPLHSLTRGQAVCTESAEPEATPEPQTQDQGEPEPEPEMENAAIISDLGSSHYLPGHSKPYDPRAAADAQDSMKAKQTANRKKLIEQGPCHIELQTALAKIAKSQQKLGDRLTRFYLPNCDKHGLYKPKQCESSLDGQRGRCWCVNSWNGKKILGSTDLPADAECP, from the exons ATGTTGGCCATGGGTGGATTATATTTGCAGCACGTCGTGGTGGCAGCAACGTTGTGCTCCTTGCTGGCCACCGGCACGTCAGGGTCCCCGGTGGTGGGGCCAGAGCCGATCCGATGTGCCCCGTGTACTCCGGAGAAGCTGAGCCAGTGTCCAGCGGTGGCGCCCGGATGCGCCGAGGAGCTGCGGGAGCCCGGCTGTGGATGCTGCCTCGCCTGCGCTCTGACTGCTGGGGAGCTTTGCGGGATCTACACGGCGCCATGCGGCTCCGGACTGAGGTGCACCCCGAGACCCGGCGACCCCCGGCCGCTGCACTCCCTCACCCGGGGACAAGCCGTGTGCACGGAAAGCGCAGAGCCCGAGGCAACCCCCGAGCCCCAGACGCAAG ATCAGGGagagccagagccagagccGGAGATGGAGAACGCAGCCATCATCTCGGACCTCGGCTCCAGCCACTACCTGCCCGGCCACAGTAAGCCCTACGACCCTCGGGCTGCTGCGGACGCTCAGGACAGCATGAAAGCCAAACAAACCGCCAACCGCAAGAAGCTGATCGAGCAG gggCCTTGTCACATTGAGCTACAGACGGCGTTGGCTAAAATTGCCAAATCCCAGCAGAAATTAGGAGACAGATTAACCAGATTCTACCTCCCCAACTGTGACAAACACGGGCTCTATAAACCCAAACAG TGTGAATCCTCTCTGGATGGACAAAGGGGTCGATGTTGGTGTGTGAACTCCTGGAACGGAAAGAAGATTTTAGGTTCGACCGACCTGCCTGCAGACGCCGAGTGTCCTTAA